The Clostridia bacterium nucleotide sequence AAACTCATCTCGGCCTGGTACTGTTCCGGCAAAACCATGATTGCCAGTAGCACGCCAATGAAAAGACCTGCGAAAGAGAGTGCAATCAGCTTGTGCCGGCGGAAGACAACCATCAGAAATCCACGCGGTGTTAGCGCGGATTGCTGAGGTTTGTAAACCACCATGCCGGTCTCGTTTTTCATCTGCTGAACTCCTTTGCTGTATTCGGGGAGGGTGAACGCTACGGGCGTATTGCGACCGTGGGGCGCGGGACGATGACATCCTTCACCTTTGAGAACGTGTTCTGCGGGACGAACAGCATGTCTCCGTTCTGCAGGCGCACATCTTCGTGGAGATCTCCCTTCGCTAACATCTTCTTCATGTTGAGCCGCTTCACTTCCATGCGATCACCGGGAAGACGTCGATAAACCCATACTTCCGAATGCTTTGAAGCCGAGGTGAATCCGCCCGCGACTGCGACCGCCTCCGCGACAGTCGTGCTGTCACGAAGTTCGTATTTTCCCGGGTGTAGTACCTGACCACCGGCTATGAAATAGGGCTTGGTAAAGTCCTTCAGGACGACCGTGATGACCGGATCGCGCAGTGTGTTCGCGTAGGCCTTGCGTACGGTTTCTCTTACTTCCGCAGTGGTCTGGTCCTGCACGCGTACGTCTCCAACCTCTTTAAGGTTGATGAAGCCATCCGGTTGCACGGCGACCGTCTGGTTCATCTCCGGAGAAAACGTGAACGTGATGTCCATGGCATCGCCCGGGCGTACCTTGTAGCGCGGGTACCGGTCTGCAAACTGGGTTTCGCCGGGCGCCGCTTGCGCAGGCGTGTCGGGCGCTGAAGCGGCAGCAGCCTGGGGCGCTGCGGAAATTGGCGCGCCTTGCAGCTGGACTGTGGAATCGGCAGGCGTCGCCGTCGAGGCCGCGCTGGGTGTTGCCGGCGTCGTTCCCGGACCGGCGGCAACCTGGGCCCACGCTGCGCAACTCAGGGTCGCCACCACGGCCAGTAAGATCGTTACAAGCGCTCTGTTGTACGTCATTCCAAAACCTCTTCTGTGTTGTTCGTACATTTCCGGGTCTCAAGCGAATTCAGCTTTTCAGCAAAATCTCATGCTGGCTCGTCGCGTAAGTTCGTTGGCAGCGTTCGATCAACGACGCCCACCGCCCGCGTAAACCTTGCGCGTTTGTTTGTCCGATCGACTGGCTTCGATGCGCGCGGAGATTTCTCGCCACGCAGCCGTCGCCGATCCGACGCACGCCCCATGCAGACGTACTCATAACCGTAGTGCCGTGCGATCTCCGGATCGAAAATATTCCGCGCATCAACCAGAACCGGCACTTTCATCACCAGCCGAAAGCGTGCGAGATCGAGTTCGCGGAATTCTTCCCAGTCGGTGAGTACCGCCACGGCGTCAGCGCCGTTACCAGCGTCATAGGCGTCGGTGCAGTAAACGATTCGTTGCGGATCTTCCGGTATCACTTGCCGCGCATTGTTCATCGCCTTCGGATCGTACAAGCGCAGGTTTGCTCCATGGCGAGCGAGCGCCTCGACGATCTTCAAACTGGGCGATTCGCGTATGTCGTCCGTGCCTGCTTTGAATGAGAGCCCCAGCACGGCGATGGTCTTGCCCTGAAGAATCCATAGAGCTTCGCGAAGCTTGCTGACCAGGCGTTGCGCCCGGCTGGAATTAATTGCTCCCACTTCCCGGAGAAGCGAGGCTTGTACGTTGTGTTCTTCAGCAAGGTGGATGAAGGCGCTAAGATCCTTTGGCAGGCAGTATCCGCCAAATCCAATGCCGGCTTCGAGGAACTGTTTGCCAATGCGCGAATCGAAGCCGATACCGTTGGCTACCTGCTTCACGTCTGCGCCGACTGACTCGCAAATGTCCCCAACAAGGTTGATAAATGAAATCTTCGTTGCCAGGAATGCATTCGCGGCGTGCTTGATCAGCTCCGCCGTATTCAGATCGGTGAACACGAGCGGGCAGTCAAGCGGCTTGTAGAGTTCGGCCAGGATATCGCGCGCGCGCTCAGACGTTACTCCGCAGACCACGCGATCCGGCTGGAAGAAGTTCGTTACCGCCTTGCCCTCCTGGAGAAATTCAGGGTTGGAAGCCACCTCGAACCGAGGCTTGTTCCATTGAGCGATGTTCGATGCCGGAGTTGGCGTCGCCACAGGACGGTTGCCACTTGATTCCTGCTCGCTTCCGGACGCCTCGGTCATCTTCGCGGCATCGTAATCGCGTGAGCCGTCGCCGTTACCGTCGTGCGCCTGCTTGGAGTGGAGAGCGAGCGCAGCGAGTTCCCGCTCTATGGTTCTGTGGATCCAGTGGCCTGTGACCGCAGGCACCGTGCTCTTTTCCACTATCAACTTATAGCCGTTCAGATTGCCGGCGATGGTGCGCGCAAGCGCCTCGATGTTTCTAAGGTCTGCGCGGCCATCTTCAGCCTGCGGCGTACCGACGCAGATGAAAAGGACCGAAGCGGCAGAGATCGCATCCTCCACTCGGGTTGTTAGCTCAAAGCGTCCCGAGCCTAAGTGCTTGCGAAGAAGATCCTGCAAGCCGGGCTCGTAAAAAGGGCACTCTCCCGACTTCATCGACTCGATCTTGTTCACGTCGCTGTCGGCGCCAATCACGTGCCACCCAAGTTCGGCGAACCCGACTGCGGTGGGTAGCCCTACGTGACCCATGCCCAGAACTGCGATCCGTAAGCTGCGCGCTCGCGTGCTGGGCCGGAAGCTTTTTAGGCTGTACATTTGCGGAACTCCTGAGCGTCGATGAGAAGAATGGGCGGACTGCCACGACGAGCGCCCGCTTAGAGCCTCGAATACAGACGTTGTGGAATCGGAAAACGTCGATTGTTCAACACTGCGCCGAGCAAGCGAACATTCGATTGCTCAAGTTCCTGCTTCGCTTTCATTGCAAGTTCGCGACGCGTCTCGTCTGCCTCAACTACGAGGACGACGCCGTCGGCAGCCCGTCCCAGCGCAACGGCCACTTGCGACTCGCCGATGGACGGTGCCTCGATCAGAACGTGAGTGAACTGCTGTAGCAATTCATCTATGCGCGTGGCCATCGCCCCAGAACTCAGCAGCGCCTCCCAGCCCGCGATTTCAGGTCCTGAAGGGATGACCAGCAGGTTGAGATTTGGCAGACGACGTCCGAACGACTGTATCGGCGCGTCGCTGAGGAGCGCAGTTGTCAGGCCGTGTTTGTTCGTCAGATCGAACACCTCGTGAAAGGTGGGCGAAGCCACCTTTGCGTCGATAAGACACACCGATGGTTGTCCCAACGTGCACAATGCCTCGGCTGCGAGCAGAGCAATCGAGTTCGCTTCCAGTGTCGCAGTGATGCCACAAAGCACGACCGCTTTTGGCGCGCTTGCTCCTGGTATAAGAAAGAGGCGGTGCACCAGTTCCTTGATCTCGGGTCGCACTTCGGTTCCAAAGGAGCGCACAGGCGCGGCCGGCGTCCCCGCTGATTCAATCAAAGTGTCCGCAGCAGTTTGGGAAACCGCAGCACTCCTCATACCAGCAGCAGCATTGCCGCGTAGACTGGCCACTCGTTGCAAAAGTTCGAAATTCCTGCTCATGCTCCCCTCTAGCCTTCCTTGTTCAGCACGTACGCTTCGCACTCAAGACGTTGTACGCAGCGCAAACTTGACCACGATTTCGGTATCCACATCGATCGGTTGGCCGTTAAGCGAGGCTGGGCGATAACGCCATTCGCGCACAGCCTTTATCGCCGCGCCCGCCAGCACCGGGTTTCCGCTGACACGTTCAATGAATTGCACGGAGCCATTCTTCGTAATGACAGCCTTCAATACCACCATGCCTTCCAGCTTTAACTGCCTCGCCAGGGTGGGATATTCCGGTGTCGTGGAGTGCAGCAGTTCAACTTGGCTAATCTGAGATACTCGCTGATCGCCAACGCTGGCGGCAGACGGAACGCTTCCGCTCGCCAATTCAGTCGTGGTGGGCGTCGCGTTCGAAGGGTCGTTCCACTGCACATCGGAGGGCGGAGGAGCAGAAGCGGCAGGCGTCGCTCCGGCTCCCGTCTGCACCGTTCCAGCACTGGCAGGCCCGGGTTGGGCTGCCGGTACCGGTATGTTCGAGGCAGGGGGAGGGGCGGGCCGAGTCGTGTCTCGGTTCGTGCTCGTCTCCGCGTTAGTTGCCGCCACATTATGTGAGACAAAACTGTTCGAGGCCGGTGCAGTGGCGGAACCATTGCCGGTCGCACCCCGTCGCAGAACCGTGGTCGTTGCCTCCGGCTCGAACGATGACGGACGTGACGATTGCACTCGGGGCGCGGCAGGTTGCGTCACTTGCTTTTCGCGCGACATTCGTAACGCAGGCGCCGGTCTACTCCGTTGCGTGCTCTCCCCTGAGTCTCGATCAACTTCCTTCGCCGGGGATGCCATGCTTGTGGCGCTATTCGCTGGGCTTGCGGGCACCGCAGCAACATCGTTCGCCGCCGCAACGTCGTGCGCCGAGGATGTGTATTGACGCCAGACGCCCACTGCGCCGCCAAGTAATGCAAACGCAAGCGTGCCCAAAGCTATCGCCCGAGGATTCAACTTTGCTGTTGACCCGCTTGTTGAGAAGCGCGAATCCAATCTGGGCGACCCTGTGCGATGTTCTGCCGCGACGCTGCCCCATACATATGGACTGTTGCGAAGCGCGTCGGCGATTGCGTCCGAGGAAGTCTCCGCATTCTTCGCAGGGCGGTCAATCGGGATTGGCTTCGGTAATTCGTGAACTGCGCCTTCGGTGCCTGCGTCAGCATTCGCTCTGGCGGTGTTCGCTGTCTCAGTGTCTGCAATTTTGGTGTTCGCTCCAACCGGATCGGCTACCGCCAAAGGCGATTCGGGAGGGGAGCATTTCGCTGTATTCGCCTGGTAGCCTTTGGCGTGTGCTGCGAAATGCGTTGGGAGGCCGTTCGATGGCTCATTTTCAACGTGAGGCGGAGCTATATGCGGAGCGGGTTCGCTAGAGGCGACGGGTGAGTGAACGGGTGGACGCGCGGGCACATACGTCGCGAACTGCTGCGGCGCAGTCGCCGCCAGGAACGGCTGCACATGGGGTGCCGCCGCCGATTGCGATTGCTCCCTAGGCAGTGGCTCGACTGCGGGTGCTCTTCGCAGATTCCTGCTGGCGGCCCCGTCGGCCCCGTGACGCTCTACCCGAGAGCTTTTACCTGGCCCGCGCCGGGCAATTGGAGCCCAGTTGATGGGCGTGGCTCGTTGCGCTCCGCGCAGCGCGATATCGTCCGCTACTTCACGCACCATCCGCTCATCAATCACCTTGGCGTCGAGAGCGAATCCAAGCGACAAAGCATTGAAGCACAGAGTGTTGATGTTCCGCGGAACGCCTTCGCTACGCGAGATCAGCAGCGCGCGGGCTTCCGGCGTGAGCAGGTCGGGGCCGCGATAGCCTGCAACCTGAAGTCGATGATCGATGTACTTGCCAGCCTCCTCCGGCGATAACGCATCCAGGTGGATGACCATGGACAGGCGTTGCCGGAGTTGCATCAGGGCAGGAGTTGCGAGCTTGCTTGCCAGCGAATTCTGACCGGCCAAGACGATCTGCAAGAGTTTGGTGCGCGAGGTCTCGAAATCAGAGAGCAGGCGCACGGTTTCGAGCACACTGTCGTCCAGGTTCTGGGCCTCATCGATCACGACGATGAAACGCTTGCCTGCAGAAGCCCCGCGCACCAGCATGCTGTTGAACTCCTGGTGCATCGTGACCATGTCCTTGCCCGCAATCTCCATTCCCACTTCCGCCATCAGAAAACGCATGAACTCACGCGAGTCGCACTGCGTCTGGAAGAGGAATGCAGTCTGAGCAGATCGCTGGAACCGCTCCAACAGGTGGAACAGCAGCGTCGTTTTTCCCATCCCCGGCGGCGCGATCAACGCCAGGAATCCGCGGCCGCTTTCAACGCCGTAGATGAGCGAAGCGAGTGCCTCGCGATGCATCTCGCCGAGGTACAAGTAGCGCGGATCGGGCGTTACTCCGAACGGTTCTTCGCGAAGGCCGTAATGCTGAAGGAACATGTCACCTGGTGAACTTCTAAATTATCCGGCGAAATCAATCGTCAGAGGGTTTGCCACTCTTTCTTGCGAAAGGCAGGTATGCGGCTTGTTTCTGTCATCCTGCTCTCTTCGCCAGTGTTGAAATGCAAGCCTCCACGTCACTCGGTTCCAGTTCCACAGAGAACGAACGCATGATGCTGTCGATTGATACGATCATCTTGAGCTCTCGAGTGCTGCGTACGATTACACCTTCCAGTCCGCGTAAGGCGCCGGCCGTGACTCGCACGCGCTTGCCGGCGGATAAAAATGGATGCGGTTGCGACTTGCGTACTTGGACTGCGGCTCTGAGCGCTGCTATCTCATCGTCGCGCAACGGAGCTAATTGGCCGTTGAACCCGACAATCCTGATAATCCCCGGCGCTTCCAAAACTTTCTGCCGCTCACAAGTGGAAATACGAACGAACAAGTAGCTGGGAAAGAGCGGCATCTGAACTACAGCTCGCCTGCCGTTTTCCCATCGTCGCGCGCTGTCATAAATGGGGAGAAAGGTTTCTATTTCGCGACTCTGTAAGTGCTGCAACGCAGTTTTTTCGTGTCGCGCCGCTGTGTAGGTGGCGTACCAGCGCGACTGAAGTCCGTCGGTTCGCAACGAGACCGAAAGCTCACGCGCGCTCGTTCCGTTTCCCAGGGGTAAATACAGCTCCGCCATCTCAACGACACCTTCCGTTCGCAAGCTTTTGAAAACAAATGATTAGTTTCTATGCTCGTTCTGTCCGACTGTTTGCGGCCCGGAGAACAACCCAAACCACAATTTCTGCTTAAATCTCGGGTTCTCTCAGCAGCATCACGCGAGCATGCACCGCGAATCCGACTTGTTTATTTTCGGCATACTCAATTCTGGTTACTCGTCCAATCACTACCGCTTCGTAGATCAGTTCCGGCTCCAGCGCTGGAAGCACAAAGCGGCACCGCGCGACACTCAAGACCGGCGGACAAGTATCTGAGACGACGTACATTCCCTCTGAACTCATATCTCGCGAAAGCCCCGGTTCGCGGTACTTATGCCCATTTGCTCTCCATTCGAAGAGCACGGGTACTTTCAGGCTGACACGATTTCTAGCCCTGAGTTGTGCCACCGTCGTTGTCACCGTCGCGTAGCTCCTGGGCAGCCGTCGTGTGACAGCGCCTAGTTGAGAGCGCCAACTGTATGTTTTCGGTGCTCACGCAACAAGTGGCCGAACGACTCTTTATGCCTTTGCCCGAGACCCCGCTGACAGGCCCAGAGACAAGTCCATGCGAATGGCCGGACTTTGGATTCCTTCTCCTTGGGTGATTTGGCCTCCGTGCCTCATAGCACTATGTGCTGAAGACAGTGGTCGTGGTGGGGACATCGCCTGCAGCTGCGGCTCTTTGGTTCTGCTCTCGCAAAGATGGATGAAGAGGAAGAAGTTCTCATGCACGGAATGAAAAGGATCGGATTCGGGATGGAGAAGAACTTCTCATACCCGGCGAAGCGGAGTTCCGCGAATCCGTGTTTGGCGTCGAAGTTAGTGACAGCTGAGATTTAAGGAATTGTGATGAGGAACCGGAATGCGGGCGTTGCGATTGTTAAACCTAAGCCGCATTGTTCTTGGAATTCGTCGCATAGAGAACGAGTTCCACTCGGCTCGAGACGTTCAGCTTATCGAAGATACGGAACAGATAGTTTTTTACGGTGTGTTCGCTGAGAAACAACTTGTTCGCCATTTCGCGGTTCGTGAGGCCTTGAGCCACTAAATTGATGATCTGTTCTTCGCGCCTTGTGAGCGTGCGCAACATGTTCGAGTCAACTTCACGCAGCGGCGCTGCGCTGGCAAGTGCTTCTAGAATCAACTCCATTTCTTTGCTGCTCGCCCAGATCTGTCCAAGGTGAACCGCGCGAATGCATTTGCACAACGTATTGAAAGCTTCGGCGCGAAAGAACACACCTTTCGCTCCGCCCCGGAAGGCACTAATGATCAATTCGCGGTCCCTCTCCTCCAGCATCATGACGGCACGCGCCTGCGGGTTATTCTTTTTAACTTCCCGGAGACTTTTAAAGCCGCCCAGTCTTCCGTCCTGCAGATTTGCGCTGATGATGACAACGTTTGGTTCGGAATCGCTGACTCTTTGCTGCACGTCGACGGTGGTGACGCAGCAGGCCGTGACCACAAACCGCGCCCGGCGCAGCCGGTCGGCAAGGAGTTCGCACCCCATCATAGTTGCGTCTGATACAAGCACTCGGATCGTGGATTGAGCCGTCATCTTTTGCGCAAGTGGCCTCCTCAACCCAGCTTTCGTTCTTGCGACTAGAGTTGGATGCCACGGCCTTCAATGATGTTTGACCAGAACTGCTAAGAATGTGCGGAATGCTCCGCGAAAGGTTAACAATAAATAAATATGCGCCAGCCTATGAACGGCACTGTTGTGTATCACTGCTGGGCCGGTCTTGCGGGTGTGTATCTTTTACCGAACTTTGCTTTCACTGCCAGAACCGCGGCGCTAGGGAAGGGTCTTCTTAAACTCGACGATGCTTGAGCGTGAACATGATGCTCTGCTACGAAATGGCCGGTCACCATCTCGATCATCAAGCGCCTTATCTCTCGCGGATTGCTTCACTGCGGGCTTTCCGCGCGCATGTTGCCAGAGCCACTCTGCGGTGTTCGGACTATCTGGTCCCAGCCCCACCCACTACAACAGCGGCCTTCTTCTTCCATGCTCCGATGACTGCGCCCATAAGGATCGATCCCACCAGAGGGTAGCCGGAGGCGATAAGTTTGAAACTGGTGGGCCGCATCTCGAACCCGTGTTCCGTCGCCAGCGCGACCGCCGCAAAGATGCCGAGCACGGCTCCCACGGCGATTCCTCTCAGCGCGTTTATGTCGCCCAGTTGCACAAGAAGCCAGGCAATTGCGTAGGCCATCACGAGGTTGCAAACGAAGGCGACCACATAGGGTCCGGCCGACATTTCCTGTGCGAATGCTTGCACCTGCTCCGGCGTCAGTCCTAGCCCCGCAATCCAGGGCTTGGCGAAAAGCGTGAACCAAACCGCTCCTAGAACGAAGTGCACAATCGCAGCAACTACTACCGCGAGCCAATTAATCCTTGCACTCATTTCCGCCCCCTCGAACGCAACTCAAGATAAAAGCCCGACTGCGTTCGGCAGCCTAGCACGAAAGTGCGAATCAGCACACCTCTGACTGTGCCAACCCGGAAGGCGGCGCAGCATCGCCACGTTGGACTTCGCCCAGAGTCACGGTTTCCGTTCGTATCTCGTCTGGAAGATCTCTACCCATTGGCCGTTCTTGTTGCCGAAAACGTGGAAGATGTAGGCGTTCTCGCCATCTCGAACCAGTGTTGAGCGCACATCGCTGGTTGCCCCGTCGGGCCTCATCACCTTGAAGTCCTGGCGCAGCGTGTGGGCATCAGTGTCCGGAAACGCAGTGCCGATCGTGAGTTCACCTTCGGAGCTGGTGTACCAGAAGCCAACTGTCTTGTGCGCCGGGTCCCATGCGTAGAAGCCGTTGTAGTGCGGCTCTCCGTTGAAGTCTGCGTTGAACTCTATGGCGCGGTGGTTTGCGGCCCATCTAATACGGTTCTCGACGTGGATCGCTTCGCCGCGCGGGCTTTTCAGATCGGTCATCCACGTGCCGCCGACCAGCCATGCCACATCTTTGAGTGGATCGATGTTCGTCTTCGAATCAGCAGGTCCGGCAGGTTCGGGCGGTGCCATGCCAGGTTTCAACTGAGAGTTGAGCTGCAAGGTCATGATCATCATAAGAACGCAAGCGGCTGCAAACTGAGTCCTCTTCATAGTCATCTTCATAATGAGTCCCTTCATATCCCGCCAAGATCATTCGAATCAGGGATGCTTGCACGGAAACCGGGGCGATGCAAGAAGTCCGGTTTGCAGATAGCTCTGTTCCTCCAATCGGTTCCGCCAAATCGCTCATATTTTGACCATTTTGAAAACGGTTTTCGTGTTGTGACCCTAGTCACACCACGCGGTTCGCCAATTTGCTAAAGTTAATGCTTCATGGCTGCCCCTGATTCCATCTTCGTACGCGCCTGTAAGGGCCTGCCTACCGAGTCCACTCCTGTTTGGTTCATGCGACAGGCTGGCCGGTACATGGCCGAATACCGCGAAGTCCGCAAGCATCATTCGCTGGTCGAGATCTGCAAGAAGCCAACGGTCGCCGCCGAGGTTACGATTACGGCCGCCGAGGCGCTTGGCGTGGACGCAGCGATCATCTTTGCCGACCTCCTTTTGCCGCTGGAAGTTATGGGACTGCCGTTCCATTTCACCGCGGGCGAGGGCCCCGTGGTGGAGAGGCCTGTCCGCACTCCTCAGGATGTGCGCGCGTTGCGCACCGATCGTGCTGCCGATCTTGGCTACGTGTCGGAAGCCATCCGGGAATGTGTTAAGCACTGGGGCTCAAGGCTGCCGATGATTGGTTTCTGCGGTGCGCCCTTCACGCTCGCCAGCTACATGATCGAAGGTGGCGGATCGCGCAACTACATCGAAGTCAAAAAGCTGATGTATCGCTCGCCGGAAGTATGGGACGAGCTTCTCGGCAAACTGGTTGACGTGCTTGTGGAGTACACCACCCAGCAGGTCAAGGCCGGCGCCGACGTGCTTCAGATTTTCGATAGCTGGGTCGGGTGTCTCAGCGTTGAGGACTATCGCCGATACGTGCTGCCGCGCACTCGCGAATTGATCGAGCGCCTGCAAAAGGCCGGAGCGCCCATCATCTATTTCGGCACGGATAGCTCCACCCTGCTGCCCACCATGCAGCAGACCGGTGCAGAAGTCGTCGGACTCGACTGGCGTATCCCGCTCGACCAGGGCTGGCGCAGCATGAATTACGAAGTCGCCGTTCAGGGCAATCTCGATCCCGTCACGCTCTTTGCCGAGTGGCCGGAGATCGAAAGCCGCGCGAAGCTCATCCTCGATCAGGCCGCCGGGCGCCCGGGCCACATCTTCAATCTTGGCCACGGCATACTTCCGCATACCCCGTTCGAGAATGTGAAGAAGCTGGCGAAATTCGTACAGGAGTACAGCGCCGAGCTTAAAGCCACCGCCGCGAGGACTATGTGAGTCAGAGGACGGCCATTTTGTTGCTGGCCCACGGGAGTCCTGAAACAGCCGAGGACGTACCGGAGTTCCTGCGCAACATAACCGGCAAGCGACCCATGCCCGAGGCCGTTGTCAAGGAAGTACAGCGCCGTTACGCGCTCATAGGGCAGTCACCGCTCACCTGCTGGACCATGGAGCAGGCAGAGGGCGCGGCTCGGGATAGCGGCTTGCCGGTTTACGTGGGCATGCGCAATTGGCGCCCATACATTCGCGACACTGTGAAACAAATGGCTGTCGACGGCGTTACTCATGCCGTCGCCATCTGTCTTGCGCCGCACAACTCGCGCACCAGCGTCGGTCTGTACAAGCAAGCCTTGCTGGCTGAAAACGGACAGACGCCGTTCACGATTGATTTCGTCGAGAACTGGCACGATCATCCGTTGCTCACCCGGGCCTTCGCCGAACGCTTGCGCGAAGGTTGGCAGAAGGCTTGTGCCGAGGCGGGAGCCGCGCTGCCCGTCATCTTTACCGCGCACAGCGTCCCGGAGCGTACCATCGCCGACGGCGATCCCTACGGGCAACAGGCTAGGCACACGGCTGAACTCGTTGTGCAGCAGGTTCCGGAGATCAAGGACTGGCGTTTCGCTTTCCAGAGCCAGGGAATGAGCGGTGGGGTGTGGCTCGGTCCCACGGTCGAAGACACCATTCTGGCTATCAAGTCGGAAGGGAACCAGGGTGTGTTCATTCAGCCTATTGGTTTTGTTTGCGATCACGTCGAAGTGCTCTACGACATTGATATAGCTTTCAGAAAGTTTGCCGACGACCACGGAATGCGCCTCTGGCGCGCTGAGTCGTTGAACGGCTCAAAGACATTCGCCCGCGCCGTTGCCCAGGTCGCGCGTGAGCGCCTCGATGTTGGCGAAGACAGAGCCGCGGGCAAATCAAAGCCGCCGGCACATCAAGTTTAGTGAGGCAGCGGTCCGGGACATCGGACCCCGATTCATATGCGAGTTGCAATCATCGGCGGCGGCATCTCAGGCTTGAGTGCCGCCTTTTATCTTGAGAAGGAACGCGCCGCAGGCGCTCCCGTCGAGTATGTGCTCTTCGAGAGCACGGATCGTCTTGGCGGCTCCATGTATTCGGAGCGCATTGAAGGCTGCATCGTGGAAGCTGGCCCCGACTCGTTTCTTACCGAGAAGCCCTGGGCCTCGCAGCTCGCGGCGGAGGTTGGAATCGGCCATTGCCTCATTGGCTCAAACGACGCCGACCGCAAGACGTACATCCTCATTCACGGCGGCCTCGTCGTGATGCCTGACGGATTGCAGTTCATGGTGCCCACCAAGATTCTACCCACAGGCCTTTCGCCGCTTTTCTCCTGGGGCACCAAGCTGCGGATGATTAAGGAACTCTTTCACCCGCCGCGTCCGATGCAGAAAGATGAGACGGTAGCCGAGATGGTCGAGCGCCATTTCGGGGCTGAAATGGTTGACCGGCTCGCAGACCCCTTGCTGTCCGGCGTGTATGGCGGCGATGCCGCTTCGCTCAGCGCTCGCGCCGTGCTGCCACGCTTCGTTGAGATGGAAGAGAAATACGGTTCCCTCAGCCGCGCCATGCTCGCCGCCCGCAAGCGCATGTTGGCCACAGCGAACCAGAACGCGAAGCCGCGCCCGCTCTTCACTTCCATGCGGGATGGCATGCAGCAACTGGTGGACGCCATCGTTGCGCATCTCACGCCAATGTCACTGCGGCTCTCCAGCCCGGTACGCGACGTCGAATTCCGCGACGGCCGGTGGAAGGTTGTTCTGGACGGAGACACCGAATCCTTCGATGCCGTCATACTGGCCACGCCAGCCCGCGTCGCCGGACGCCTTCTGGAACGCGTGAAGCCCGAACTCTCTGCCGACCTTGGCAATATTCCATATAGCTCGTCAGTCACCGTGACCATGGGTTACAAGACGAGCCAGCTCCGCTCGCTGCCTCCCGGCTTCGGCTTTCTGGTGCCGCGGAGCGAAGGCAAGCGCATGCTCGCTTGCACCTTCGTTCATAGAAAATTCCCGCACCGCGCTCCGCCCGATAAAGGTATCCTGCGCTGCTTCCTCGGAGGCGCGAAGGACGAACTCGTTCTCGGTCTCGGCGATAAAGAGATTGAGAATATCGTTCGCCGCGAGCTTCGCGAAGTGCTCGGACTGGATGCAGAGCCGACTTTCATCCGCATCTACCGCTGGCGCAGTGCCATGGCGCAGTACTCCTCCGGACACCTCGACCGCGTAGCGCGCATCGAACGCAACACGCAACAACTCCACGGACTTGCCTTGGCCGGGAACGCATTCAAGGGCATCGGTGTCCCAGATTGCGTCCACTCCGGGCAGGACGCTGCCAAAACGATGGCGCGCCTGGCAGTGCAAACACAACCCACGAAGTAACGCCACCGGAACGCGTTGTGCGGTTATTACTCGCAAAACAGGAAGGCCGCCCACGGGCGGCCTGAGACTACTGAGAAAGCCAACTAACCACTGCCTCTGCCTACCTACCAAACCCCTTACGTCTCTGCTGACTGTACCTTTGCAGCGCGTCCTCGATGATCGGGTACGCCTGCGCTGCCGGCTGAATCTCATCTACTTCGACGGCCTTGCCTTCCAGTAGTTTGTAATCCTGAAAGAAACGCCGCAACATCAACAGGCGATGGTCCGGCATCTCGGCCGCTTCGCGATAGCTATTGAATTCCGGATCCTGCGTCGCCACGGCGATGACCTTGTGGTCTTTCTTGCCGGCATCGATCATTGTCATTAGTCCCACGGCGCGCGCGTGGATCATCGTCAGCGGCACGACTGGCTCCTGGCACAGCACCAGCACGTCCAGCGGATC carries:
- a CDS encoding polysaccharide biosynthesis/export family protein, encoding MTYNRALVTILLAVVATLSCAAWAQVAAGPGTTPATPSAASTATPADSTVQLQGAPISAAPQAAAASAPDTPAQAAPGETQFADRYPRYKVRPGDAMDITFTFSPEMNQTVAVQPDGFINLKEVGDVRVQDQTTAEVRETVRKAYANTLRDPVITVVLKDFTKPYFIAGGQVLHPGKYELRDSTTVAEAVAVAGGFTSASKHSEVWVYRRLPGDRMEVKRLNMKKMLAKGDLHEDVRLQNGDMLFVPQNTFSKVKDVIVPRPTVAIRP
- a CDS encoding UDP-glucose/GDP-mannose dehydrogenase family protein; the encoded protein is MYSLKSFRPSTRARSLRIAVLGMGHVGLPTAVGFAELGWHVIGADSDVNKIESMKSGECPFYEPGLQDLLRKHLGSGRFELTTRVEDAISAASVLFICVGTPQAEDGRADLRNIEALARTIAGNLNGYKLIVEKSTVPAVTGHWIHRTIERELAALALHSKQAHDGNGDGSRDYDAAKMTEASGSEQESSGNRPVATPTPASNIAQWNKPRFEVASNPEFLQEGKAVTNFFQPDRVVCGVTSERARDILAELYKPLDCPLVFTDLNTAELIKHAANAFLATKISFINLVGDICESVGADVKQVANGIGFDSRIGKQFLEAGIGFGGYCLPKDLSAFIHLAEEHNVQASLLREVGAINSSRAQRLVSKLREALWILQGKTIAVLGLSFKAGTDDIRESPSLKIVEALARHGANLRLYDPKAMNNARQVIPEDPQRIVYCTDAYDAGNGADAVAVLTDWEEFRELDLARFRLVMKVPVLVDARNIFDPEIARHYGYEYVCMGRASDRRRLRGEKSPRASKPVDRTNKRARFTRAVGVVDRTLPTNLRDEPA
- a CDS encoding cellulose synthase operon protein YhjQ/BcsQ, with the protein product MRPEIKELVHRLFLIPGASAPKAVVLCGITATLEANSIALLAAEALCTLGQPSVCLIDAKVASPTFHEVFDLTNKHGLTTALLSDAPIQSFGRRLPNLNLLVIPSGPEIAGWEALLSSGAMATRIDELLQQFTHVLIEAPSIGESQVAVALGRAADGVVLVVEADETRRELAMKAKQELEQSNVRLLGAVLNNRRFPIPQRLYSRL
- a CDS encoding TonB family protein, translated to MFLQHYGLREEPFGVTPDPRYLYLGEMHREALASLIYGVESGRGFLALIAPPGMGKTTLLFHLLERFQRSAQTAFLFQTQCDSREFMRFLMAEVGMEIAGKDMVTMHQEFNSMLVRGASAGKRFIVVIDEAQNLDDSVLETVRLLSDFETSRTKLLQIVLAGQNSLASKLATPALMQLRQRLSMVIHLDALSPEEAGKYIDHRLQVAGYRGPDLLTPEARALLISRSEGVPRNINTLCFNALSLGFALDAKVIDERMVREVADDIALRGAQRATPINWAPIARRGPGKSSRVERHGADGAASRNLRRAPAVEPLPREQSQSAAAPHVQPFLAATAPQQFATYVPARPPVHSPVASSEPAPHIAPPHVENEPSNGLPTHFAAHAKGYQANTAKCSPPESPLAVADPVGANTKIADTETANTARANADAGTEGAVHELPKPIPIDRPAKNAETSSDAIADALRNSPYVWGSVAAEHRTGSPRLDSRFSTSGSTAKLNPRAIALGTLAFALLGGAVGVWRQYTSSAHDVAAANDVAAVPASPANSATSMASPAKEVDRDSGESTQRSRPAPALRMSREKQVTQPAAPRVQSSRPSSFEPEATTTVLRRGATGNGSATAPASNSFVSHNVAATNAETSTNRDTTRPAPPPASNIPVPAAQPGPASAGTVQTGAGATPAASAPPPSDVQWNDPSNATPTTTELASGSVPSAASVGDQRVSQISQVELLHSTTPEYPTLARQLKLEGMVVLKAVITKNGSVQFIERVSGNPVLAGAAIKAVREWRYRPASLNGQPIDVDTEIVVKFALRTTS